The following are encoded together in the Actinomycetota bacterium genome:
- a CDS encoding LysM peptidoglycan-binding domain-containing protein: MRQKFGAVARRPGWRRRAWLLAMVAGPALVGRTLVGEVGSPMRLLRALDDLGDPWADPVAPMISLLALLAETLVAYLLVVLALRSLCQLPGSVGRAAGQVTLLVTPVAVRRVLDLLVGGTLLAQATLAASSGIGMAPGHRAAVPAVAMATSSIPGGHAAPVTGHHLGPSATGSARPRQAVMDPAGTRPAPRRSSAPLPPWLGGGPSNPAPGSIGDTEPESTGDVGTGPTGEASRGSAGEAGRTSSDELEPGSGDGAAAGHTVAVGDTLWDIAAAHLGPGEGTVLNVHRYWRQVYRANRRVIGADPDLIHPGTRLDVPPFRRDRP; the protein is encoded by the coding sequence GTGAGGCAGAAGTTCGGAGCGGTGGCCCGGCGGCCGGGCTGGCGGCGAAGGGCCTGGCTGCTGGCGATGGTGGCCGGGCCGGCCCTGGTCGGGCGCACCCTCGTTGGCGAGGTGGGATCGCCGATGCGGCTGCTGAGGGCGCTGGACGACCTTGGCGACCCATGGGCCGACCCGGTGGCGCCGATGATCTCGCTGCTGGCGCTGCTGGCGGAGACGTTGGTCGCCTACCTCCTGGTCGTGCTGGCACTCCGGTCGCTCTGCCAGCTGCCCGGGTCGGTCGGGCGGGCCGCCGGACAGGTCACGCTCCTGGTCACCCCGGTCGCCGTGAGACGTGTGCTCGATCTTCTGGTCGGCGGCACCCTGCTCGCCCAGGCGACGCTGGCGGCGAGCTCCGGCATCGGCATGGCTCCCGGCCACCGAGCGGCCGTTCCGGCTGTGGCGATGGCCACCTCCTCGATCCCCGGCGGCCATGCCGCTCCGGTCACCGGACACCACCTGGGTCCGTCCGCCACCGGGTCGGCTCGACCTCGCCAGGCGGTGATGGACCCGGCCGGGACGCGGCCCGCCCCCCGCCGGTCATCGGCGCCACTGCCGCCCTGGCTGGGGGGCGGGCCGTCCAACCCGGCCCCGGGGTCCATCGGCGACACGGAGCCTGAATCGACCGGCGACGTGGGGACTGGACCGACCGGCGAGGCCTCGCGTGGGTCCGCTGGCGAGGCAGGACGTACGTCGAGCGACGAGCTCGAGCCTGGGTCGGGCGATGGGGCGGCAGCCGGCCACACCGTCGCGGTGGGTGACACGTTGTGGGATATCGCGGCCGCCCACCTCGGACCCGGCGAGGGCACGGTGCTGAACGTGCATCGCTACTGGCGGCAGGTGTACCGGGCCAACCGTCGAGTGATCGGCGCCGATCCCGACCTGATCCATCC
- a CDS encoding helix-turn-helix domain-containing protein, whose amino-acid sequence MPTPGVEPRFYTLEDVATILNVRVAQVYALVRSGELPAVKLGGRGVWRVDRLQLEAYIERMHEQTADWARKHPLIGAPEEG is encoded by the coding sequence ATGCCCACGCCCGGCGTCGAGCCCAGGTTCTACACGCTGGAGGATGTGGCGACGATCCTCAACGTCCGGGTCGCCCAGGTCTATGCGCTCGTGCGCAGTGGTGAGCTCCCGGCGGTCAAGCTCGGTGGGCGTGGCGTCTGGCGGGTGGACCGTCTGCAGCTCGAGGCCTACATCGAGCGCATGCACGAGCAGACGGCCGACTGGGCGCGCAAGCACCCGCTCATCGGCGCGCCGGAGGAAGGGTGA